The Hymenobacter swuensis DY53 genome includes the window GGTGGCCGTCGTGCGTGAATACCGCGCCCCGGCCGGCGTTGAACAGCGGGCAGTCTTCGAGGCTGCGCACGGCCTGCTCCACGGCATCGAGGGCGGGGCCGCCCTGGCGCAATACGGCCGTGCCCGCCTCCAGGGCCGCCAACAGGGCGCGCTGATAAGCATGCTCCTTGTCGGGGGTCATCAGGGCGGGCGAAATGGTGCCGGCACCGCCGTGCAGGGCCAAAGCGAAGGAAGCAGTCATGGGTAGAAAAAAGTGGTGGGTGGGCAAAAACGCAAGGCAAAGGTAGTCAGGCCACCGGCCCCGAATGGCGGCCCGGAGCCCGAACTAACCGCGTTTTTTTTCGTAGGTTTGGTTTACTGTTTTCAACTCCCCAAACATATTCAACCTTATGGCTTACGAAGCTACCGGCCGCCTGCACGAAATTTTCGACGAACAGCAGGTGAGCGAAAAATTCCGCAAGCGCGAGTTCGTGCTGGAGGTCGTAGACGGCCAGTATCCCGAGCATATCAAGTTCCAGTTGGTACAGGATAAAACCGCGCTTATCGACCCCTACAAAATCGGCGACGAGGTAAAAATCTCCTTCAACCTGCGGGGCCGTGGGTTCAATAAGAACGGCCAGATGCTGTACTTCACCAACCTCGAAGCCTGGCGCATCGAGTCGGGCACGGGTGCTGCCGCTGCTCCTCAGGGTGGTGGCTACCAGCAGGCGGCTCCTCGCGCTGCTGCCGCTCCGGCTCAGAACTCGAACCCGAACCTGCGCGCCTCGGCCGCTCCCATTGCTTCGGACGACGACAACGACCTGCCTTTCTAACTCACGGTGCCAACTGCCCCTACCGGGGGGTAGTGTACGGCTCTGCTGATTTTCGTTTCGCAAAAAGCCGCTTCCGAGTTTCGGGAGCGGCTTTTTGATGGATTACCCGCTCTATGCATACACTCCAACAACTACAGGCCGGGGAACTAGCCGGAGCCACCCGGCTCGACCTGGCGGAAGGCCTCACCGAATTTCCCCGCGAAATTCTTGCGCTGGCCGATACGCTCGAAATTCTGAACCTGTCGGGCAATGCGTTGTCGGAGCTACCGGCAGACCTGGGGCAGTTACGGCGGCTGCGGATTCTGTTCTGCTCTGATAACCGCTTCACCCGCGTGCCGGAAGTGCTGGGCCAATGCCCGGCCCTGGAAATGGTGGGCTTCAAGGCCAACCAGATCCGGACGCTGCCCGGCGCGGCCCTGCCGCCACTGCTGCGCTGGCTTATCCTAACCGATAACCAGCTGGAGACCCTGCCGCCGGAGCTTGGGCAGTGCCGGCAGCTGCAGAAGCTGATGCTGGCTGGCAACCGGCTGCGGGAGCTGCCGCCGGAACTGGCCCACTGCCACAACCTGGAGCTGCTGCGCCTGGCCGCCAATCAACTACCGATACTACCCGGCTGGCTTTTGCGCCTGCCCCGCCTTACCTGGCTGGCCTACGCGGGCAACCCGTGCAGCCGGCATGCCGAAGAGGCGGCCCTGCTACGCTCACCAATTCTCCCCATTGCGTGGTCTGAGCTGGCGCTTCAGGGCGTGTTGGGGGAAGGCGCATCGGGTGTTATTTATCAGGCCCACTGGCAACGGCCGGCCCTGCCTCCTACCCCGGTGGCGGTAAAGCTGTTCAAAGGGGCCGTCACCTCCGATGGGTTGCCGCACAGCGAAATGGTGGCCTGCATCAGTGCCGGCACCCACCCGCACCTTATTGCCGTAGCCGGAAAAATAACCGACCACCCCACCGAAGCGGAAGGTTTGGTCATGGAGTTGATTTCGCCGGACTTCCGAAACCTGGCCGGCCCGCCGAGCTTCCGGACCTGCACCCGCGACGTGTACCCCGCCGGTACCACCTTCTCGCTGGCAATGGCGCTGCGCATCGCCCAGGGCATGGCGGCGGCGGCGGCACACCTGCACGCGCAGGGCATTCTGCACGGCGACCTGTACGCCCACAATATCCTCGTTACCCAAAACGGCGACAGCCTGCTCGGTGATTTTGGAGCTGCCAGTTTCTTTGCCCCAGCTGAAGCTGCAACGGCACGGGCCCTGCAGCAGCTGGAAGTCCGGGCGTTTGCCTGTTTGCTGGAGGAGCTGCTGGATCATTGCTCACCTGCCGCCACCGAACAGCTGGGGGCCGAGCTACGGGCGCTACAGCACCGGTGCGCCCAACCCGAGACAACAGCCCGGCCGTTGTTTACCGAAATCGAGGAACAGCTGCGGGTCCTGCAGCAGGCGTAAGTTCCTGCTGACGGCCCAACCATCCGGCCCCTGGCTGCGTCTGTAGAGAGTCTCAAGTATGAATTCTATTGTATGGTAACCGCTTCCGTGCTGCCAATGGCGGGCAAAACCGCTCTGATAACCGGTGCTACCAGTGGTATCGGGCTGGTTACGGCCCGGGAGCTGGCCCGCCGGGGAGCCCGCGTGATAGTAGTAGGCCGCGACACCGAGAAAGCCGCCCGTGCCCAGCAGGCCATTCAGCTGGCGGCCGGGCCAGAAGCCCTGGTGCATGTGAAGTGCTTCGACCTATCGTTGCTGCGCAACGTGTATACGCTGGCCCGGGAAATGCAGCAGGAATTCAGCCAGCTGGATATTCTGATCAATAATGCCGGTATCATGCCCGGGCACCTCACCATCACGGAGGAAGGCCACGAGCTATGCTGGGCTACTAACCACCTGGCACCTTATACGCTTACCAACTTACTGCTACCGCTGCTGGATGCCGCTGGTCAGGCGCGGGTAGTCACGGTTTCATCGGTGGCGCACTGGGTAGGCGAGATTGAACCCGACCGGGAAGCCCGTAATTCGCCCGACAAGTACAGCTGGCTCACGGCCTACGCCGATTCCAAGCTGGCTAACATTTTGTTTACCAAAGAACTGGCCCACCGGCTCGACCTGACCGGCATCACGGCCAATTGCCTGCACCCCGGCATGGTGAACACCGGCCTGATGCGCCCGGACACGTCCCGGGTGATGCGCGCCCTCTGGCAGGTGGCCCGCCCGCTGATGGTTTCGCCCGACCAGGGCGCAGCTACCACGCTGCACCTGGCCACTGCTCCCGAGCTGGCCAGCGTAAGCGGCCGGTACTTTGCCGGCGGCAAGCCCGCCCGCTGCTCCGGCCGCGCCACCAACCCCACTGAAGCCAGCCGGCTCTGGCGCATCTCGGCGGAAGAAACCGGAGTAGAATAGGCGGTTTTTGGTGGGTGATTTTTAGTTTTTGGCTGTCTGCTTTTGTAGATGAAGTATAGAAAACACGTATAATACTCCTTGCAAACCGCTGCTCTGTTGATCGAAAAGCAATCAGTGGTTTTTGGCTGTTGGTATTACTGACAAGAAGTACGCAGCCCATATAACCAACGGCCAACAACAAAAAACTACCCACCAAAAACCAAATAATGACGGAGCTACTGGAGCTGATTCGACAGGGCGAGGGGGAGCGGCTGGAATTCAAGCAGCGCACTACCCACCCCACGCGCATTGCCCGCACCCTGTCGTCGTTGGCCAATACCCACGGCGGCCGGGTGCTGGTGGGCGTGGACGATGACGGCCGGATTGTAGGAGTGCGCGACGTGGAAGAGGAGTTCTACCAGCTGCGGCAGGCGGCGCAGCACTTCATCGAGCCGCCGCTG containing:
- a CDS encoding SDR family oxidoreductase; protein product: MVTASVLPMAGKTALITGATSGIGLVTARELARRGARVIVVGRDTEKAARAQQAIQLAAGPEALVHVKCFDLSLLRNVYTLAREMQQEFSQLDILINNAGIMPGHLTITEEGHELCWATNHLAPYTLTNLLLPLLDAAGQARVVTVSSVAHWVGEIEPDREARNSPDKYSWLTAYADSKLANILFTKELAHRLDLTGITANCLHPGMVNTGLMRPDTSRVMRALWQVARPLMVSPDQGAATTLHLATAPELASVSGRYFAGGKPARCSGRATNPTEASRLWRISAEETGVE
- a CDS encoding leucine-rich repeat-containing protein kinase family protein; this encodes MHTLQQLQAGELAGATRLDLAEGLTEFPREILALADTLEILNLSGNALSELPADLGQLRRLRILFCSDNRFTRVPEVLGQCPALEMVGFKANQIRTLPGAALPPLLRWLILTDNQLETLPPELGQCRQLQKLMLAGNRLRELPPELAHCHNLELLRLAANQLPILPGWLLRLPRLTWLAYAGNPCSRHAEEAALLRSPILPIAWSELALQGVLGEGASGVIYQAHWQRPALPPTPVAVKLFKGAVTSDGLPHSEMVACISAGTHPHLIAVAGKITDHPTEAEGLVMELISPDFRNLAGPPSFRTCTRDVYPAGTTFSLAMALRIAQGMAAAAAHLHAQGILHGDLYAHNILVTQNGDSLLGDFGAASFFAPAEAATARALQQLEVRAFACLLEELLDHCSPAATEQLGAELRALQHRCAQPETTARPLFTEIEEQLRVLQQA
- a CDS encoding DUF3127 domain-containing protein yields the protein MAYEATGRLHEIFDEQQVSEKFRKREFVLEVVDGQYPEHIKFQLVQDKTALIDPYKIGDEVKISFNLRGRGFNKNGQMLYFTNLEAWRIESGTGAAAAPQGGGYQQAAPRAAAAPAQNSNPNLRASAAPIASDDDNDLPF